The following are encoded in a window of Bacteroidia bacterium genomic DNA:
- a CDS encoding ABC transporter ATP-binding protein: protein MSDIVIKAENISKQYRLGQVSAGTMANDFKRWAYKIRGKEDPFLKVGETNDRSTKGSSDYVWALRDINFEVKQGEVLGIIGKNGAGKSTLLKLLSRVTTPTTGSIKVRGRMASLLEVGTGFHPELTGRENVFLNGAIMGMSKAEIKAKFDEIVDFAGVERYIDTPVKRYSSGMHVRLGFAVAAHLEPEILVVDEVLAVGDAEFQKKCLGKMKSVSGEGRTVLFVSHNMGAIQTLCTKAIYLKNGLLHSSGATERMISEYLTNEVTLRGELDFNLKEALPVQMIRVRMLDESNSPNSQFKCGEKFRVEVLIESRENAGNVVLGIGIADSMDLNIYSDKSESFSIGNKTQRLAYTNKDTILAPGKYALTLNLFFNGKSVDYKEKVLTFEVSEITTNGIIYNLKTGEGAVVTHGNFNVV from the coding sequence ATGAGTGATATAGTCATCAAAGCAGAAAATATATCCAAACAGTATCGTTTGGGGCAGGTGTCGGCAGGGACAATGGCAAATGATTTTAAAAGATGGGCTTATAAAATCAGAGGTAAAGAAGACCCTTTTTTGAAAGTTGGAGAAACCAATGACCGCTCCACAAAAGGAAGTTCTGATTATGTGTGGGCACTTAGAGATATTAACTTTGAGGTAAAACAGGGGGAGGTATTAGGCATAATCGGAAAGAATGGGGCGGGAAAGAGTACTTTATTAAAACTTCTTTCAAGAGTAACAACTCCAACAACAGGAAGTATAAAGGTTAGAGGTCGCATGGCTTCCTTGCTTGAAGTAGGCACGGGTTTTCACCCTGAATTGACCGGCAGAGAAAATGTGTTTCTGAACGGAGCTATTATGGGAATGAGCAAAGCCGAAATAAAAGCTAAGTTTGATGAGATAGTAGATTTTGCAGGAGTGGAAAGGTATATTGATACACCTGTAAAAAGGTATTCTTCTGGTATGCATGTTCGTTTGGGTTTTGCGGTAGCGGCACATTTGGAACCTGAAATTTTAGTTGTTGACGAAGTGTTAGCAGTAGGAGACGCAGAGTTTCAAAAGAAATGTCTGGGCAAAATGAAATCTGTAAGTGGCGAGGGAAGAACGGTTTTGTTTGTCAGTCATAATATGGGGGCAATTCAAACACTTTGTACCAAAGCAATTTATTTAAAGAATGGTCTGCTACACAGTTCAGGAGCCACAGAAAGAATGATATCAGAATATTTGACCAATGAAGTTACTCTTCGCGGAGAATTGGATTTTAATTTGAAAGAGGCTCTCCCTGTTCAGATGATTCGGGTTAGAATGTTAGATGAAAGCAATTCTCCAAATTCGCAGTTTAAATGCGGTGAAAAATTTAGAGTTGAGGTTCTGATTGAGTCTAGGGAAAATGCAGGAAACGTTGTATTAGGCATTGGAATTGCCGATAGTATGGATTTGAATATATACTCTGATAAGTCAGAATCTTTCAGTATTGGAAATAAGACACAAAGATTGGCATATACAAACAAGGACACTATATTAGCTCCCGGTAAATATGCCTTAACATTGAATCTGTTTTTTAATGGTAAATCTGTTGACTATAAGGAGAAGGTACTAACCTTTGAAGTTTCAGAAATAACAACAAACGGAATCATTTATAACTTGAAAACGGGAGAAGGTGCAGTGGTAACTCATGGGAACTTTAATGTAGTATAA
- a CDS encoding ABC transporter permease: MFTTEIKPKTKWYDIDFKAIWQYRDLLMLFVRRDFVAVYKQTVLGPIWFFVQPILTTITFTFIFGNFAKISTDGVPPIIFYLSGLTFWNYFASCLTGTSNTFVSNASIFGKVYFPRLITPISVVISNLIKFGIQLVLFLVVFFYYWWQGSIQPNATIALLPLYILMMAGLGLGFGIFISSLTTKYRDFTFLVGFGVQLLMYASPIIYPFSILSEKMRFILNMVNPMSSIIEAIKYGFLGEGVFSIQNLAISFTYMLILLFVGIVAFHKVEKSFMDTV, translated from the coding sequence TTGTTTACAACAGAAATAAAACCCAAAACCAAATGGTATGATATAGACTTCAAAGCCATTTGGCAATACCGCGACCTGCTCATGCTCTTTGTTCGCAGGGATTTTGTAGCGGTATATAAGCAAACAGTGCTTGGTCCGATATGGTTCTTTGTGCAGCCGATATTGACCACCATTACCTTTACTTTTATCTTTGGTAATTTTGCCAAGATTTCAACAGACGGAGTGCCTCCTATAATTTTTTATTTGAGTGGACTTACCTTTTGGAATTATTTTGCAAGTTGTCTTACCGGAACAAGCAATACCTTTGTATCAAATGCAAGTATTTTCGGTAAAGTATATTTCCCGCGTCTGATAACACCAATTTCTGTAGTAATATCCAATCTCATCAAATTTGGTATCCAGCTTGTCTTGTTTCTTGTTGTCTTCTTTTATTATTGGTGGCAGGGCAGTATTCAGCCTAATGCAACCATTGCCTTGTTACCCTTATATATACTCATGATGGCAGGCTTGGGACTCGGATTTGGTATTTTTATTTCATCTCTCACAACCAAGTACAGAGACTTCACATTTTTAGTAGGTTTTGGTGTGCAGTTGTTGATGTATGCCTCGCCAATTATCTATCCATTCAGTATTTTGAGTGAAAAAATGCGGTTTATTTTAAACATGGTAAATCCTATGAGTTCTATTATAGAAGCTATCAAGTACGGATTTTTGGGCGAAGGGGTGTTTAGCATCCAGAATTTAGCAATCAGTTTTACCTATATGCTGATTCTGTTGTTTGTTGGTATTGTCGCTTTCCACAAAGTGGAGAAGAGTTTTATGGATACGGTGTAG